Proteins encoded together in one Pseudoalteromonas xiamenensis window:
- a CDS encoding LysR family transcriptional regulator, whose product MAQRMENWDDYRLLLALHQSQSIREAALKLGVNHSTVSRRLAQLNCAARSVVVESTQSGLAITQYGRMLVETAQQMRSLIDEQERVLSSMNVAPKSRISLSLPPAILQFMLLDDLTEYQTRHPELDLIITTSYDFADLNQGEADIVIRVSNAPGDTLVGHRVFPIYVGYFAATDYLEHTPVPEREWITGIDANWTEQSPWPHLPVRFKVEDLVTRHKMASEGLGMIRGAYYIAKHFPNLVPINEECRPFLDLWILTHPNLRHTPRIKAVMTYLLERLRNKSHIVLREDAPNDK is encoded by the coding sequence GTGGCACAACGAATGGAAAATTGGGATGACTATCGGCTACTCCTTGCACTACATCAAAGTCAGAGTATTCGGGAAGCAGCACTGAAATTGGGGGTAAACCACAGCACCGTTTCAAGGCGACTTGCCCAATTAAATTGTGCTGCTCGCTCTGTTGTCGTTGAATCAACTCAATCAGGGCTTGCAATCACGCAATACGGGCGCATGCTTGTTGAAACAGCACAACAGATGCGTTCACTGATTGACGAGCAAGAGCGTGTACTTTCCAGTATGAATGTCGCTCCAAAAAGTCGAATATCGCTCTCTCTTCCACCGGCGATTCTGCAGTTTATGTTGCTGGATGACTTAACTGAATACCAAACGCGGCACCCCGAACTTGACCTTATAATCACAACATCGTACGACTTTGCTGACCTCAATCAAGGTGAAGCCGACATCGTGATCCGCGTTTCGAACGCACCGGGTGATACCTTAGTTGGACACCGAGTGTTTCCCATCTATGTTGGTTATTTTGCTGCGACCGATTATTTAGAACACACGCCTGTGCCTGAACGAGAATGGATAACCGGCATTGATGCAAATTGGACCGAACAATCACCATGGCCGCACCTGCCAGTACGTTTTAAGGTTGAGGATTTAGTGACGCGACACAAAATGGCCAGTGAAGGACTCGGTATGATCCGAGGGGCGTATTATATTGCAAAACACTTTCCTAACCTCGTGCCGATTAACGAAGAATGCAGGCCCTTTCTTGATTTATGGATACTCACGCACCCCAATTTGCGCCATACGCCGAGAATAAAGGCGGTCATGACCTACCTGCTTGAACGACTTCGCAATAAATCCCATATCGTGCTTCGAGAAGATGCCCCAAATGATAAATAA